In the Choloepus didactylus isolate mChoDid1 chromosome 5, mChoDid1.pri, whole genome shotgun sequence genome, one interval contains:
- the LOC119534666 gene encoding up-regulator of cell proliferation-like isoform X1, producing the protein MASPGIEVELLAKGHSDLGEVAPEIKASERRTALAIADLEWREMEGDDCEFHYGDGTNEAQDNDFPTVERSRLQEMLSLLGLEMYQIQKLSLQDALQISFDSMKNWAPQVPKDLPWNFLRKLQALNAEARNTTMLLDVQLDARAVEKESWMEEETVYWDTAEELAADIYSFSELPTPDTPVNPLDLLCALLLSSDSFLQQEILLRMSLCQFALPLVLPDSENHYHTFLLWAMRGVVRTWWSQPPRGLGGLREDGVVLCRMPTFAFVRMDVSSNSKSQLLNAMLSPGSRQRDCFWHRDLNLGANPREIADGLVEISWFFPGGREDADVFPEPVAFLNLRGDIGSHWLQFKLLTEISSAVFILTDNISKKEYKLLYSMKESATKYYFILSPYRGKRNTNLRFLNKLVPVLKIDYSHVLVKVSSTDGERFVRRVQAILRHAMRPPCRRVSVEDMASAARRLGLKVDEDCEECQKAKERAEKITRKVKDPEAYRREELRLQGEPWRKAAQVERELGRLPWAGDPPERQRAELRGRLLELRLQQNRQAPAGALQEFVAGVSSPSVGEKQYFLRWMELGLARVAQQRPRPPPETRLTLRPKYCAAVDFPERPEPMGVEHFLREMGQCFEAESYLVEAGKLPAGQRRFAHFPGLALELLLRGLPLELVDGSALSVPLRWVTGLLKELHVRLERRSRLVVLSALGAPGTGKSTLLNTMFGLRFAAGRSCRPRGAFMQLVGVAEGFGQDLGCDHILVIDSGGLIGGASPAAGERFELETSLATLIMGLSNVAVVSLAETRDVPLAILHAFLRLEKTGHLPSYQFVYQNLHDVAAPSPKLTDRRQLLEQLSEVSKAAAHMEKQGASARTPASGAFCDPTKQHVWHIPGLWQGTPPMASVSLGYSEAIFELKRCLLENIRNGLSNQNKNIQQLIELVRRL; encoded by the exons atttgGAATGGAGAGAGATGGAAGGAGATGACTGTGAATTTCATTATGGAG ATGGTACAAATGAGGCTCAGGACAATGACTTTCCAACAG TGGAGAGAAGCAGACTTCAAGAAATGCTGTCACTTTTGGGACTAGAGATGTACCAGATCCAGAAACTCAGCCTGCAGGATGCTCTGCAGATCAGTTTTGACAGCATGAAGAACTGGGCCCCTCAGGTACCCAAGGACCTGCCTTGGAACTTCCTGAGAAAGCTGCAGGCCCTCAACGCCGAGGCCAGAAACACCACAATGCTGCTGGACGTGCAGCTGGACGCCAGGGCCGTGGAGAAGGAGAGCTGGATGGAGGAGGAGACCGTGTACTGGGACACGGCTGAGGAGCTCGCAGCTGACATCTACTCTTTCTCAGAGCTGCCGACCCCCGACACACCAGTGAACCCCTTGGACCTCCTCTGCGCCCTTCTTCTTTCCTCAGACAGCTTCCTGCAGCAGGAGATCCTCCTGAGAATGTCCCTCTGCCAGTTTGCACTCCCTCTCGTCTTGCCCGACTCGGAGAACCACTACCACACGTTCCTGCTGTGGGCCATGCGGGGCGTCGTGAGGACGTGGTGGTCGCAGCCCCCGCGGGGGCTGGGAGGCCTCCGAGAAGACGGCGTGGTTCTCTGCAGAATGCCCACTTTTGCCTTCGTGCGCATGGATGTCAGCAGCAACTCCAAGTCCCAGCTCCTCAACGCCATGCTCAGCCCAGGCTCCAGGCAGCGCGACTGCTTCTGGCACCGGGATCTGAACCTGGGCGCCAACCCTCGGGAGATCGCGGATGGGCTGGTCGAGATTTCCTGGTTTTTCCCCGGCGGCAGGGAGGACGCGGACGTTTTCCCGGAGCCCGTGGCCTTCCTGAACCTGAGGGGCGACATCGGGTCCCACTGGCTGCAGTTCAAGCTCCTGACGGAAATCTCCTCCGCCGTGTTTATCCTGACCGACAacatcagtaagaaggaatacaAACTGCTCTACTCCATGAAGGAGTCCGCCACGAAATACTACTTCATCCTCAGCCCCTACCGTGGGAAACGGAACACGAACCTGAGGTTCCTGAACAAACTGGTCCCCGTGCTGAAAATAGACTACTCGCACGTCCTGGTGAAGGTGAGCAGCACGGACGGCGAGCGCTTCGTGCGCAGGGTGCAGGCCATTCTGCGCCACGCGATGAGGCCCCCCTGCAGGCGGGTGTCCGTGGAGGACATGGCCAGCGCTGCCCGCCGGCTGGGCCTGAAGGTGGACGAGGACTGCGAAGAGTGCCAGAAGGCGAAAGAGCGGGCGGAGAAAATCACCAGGAAGGTCAAAGACCCCGAGGCCTACAGAAGGGAggagctgaggctgcagggagaGCCTTGGCGGAAGGCGGCGCAAGTGGAGAGGGAGCTGGGCCGGCTGCCGTGGGCCGGGGACCCTCCGGAGAGGCAGCGGGCCGAGCTCAGGGGCCGGCTGCTGGAGCTCCGGCTGCAGCAGAACCGCCAGGCGCCGGCGGGGGCCCTGCAGGAGTTCGTTGCGGGTGTCAGTAGCCCCTCCGTGGGCGAGAAGCAGTACTTCCTGAGGTGGATGGAGCTGGGGCTGGCACGCGTGGCCCAGCAGAGGCCAAGGCCGCCTCCAGAGACCCGCCTCACCCTGCGGCCGAAATACTGCGCCGCCGTGGACTTCCCCGAGCGGCCAGAGCCCATGGGGGTGGAGCATTTCCTGCGGGAGATGGGGCAGTGTTTCGAGGCCGAGAGCTACCTCGTGGAGGCCGGGAAGCTGCCGGCAGGCCAGAGGCGCTTTGCCCACTTCCCTGGCTTGGCCCTGGAGCTGCTGCTGAGGGGCCTGCCCTTGGAGCTGGTCGATGGGAGCGCGCTGAGCGTCCCCCTCCGCTGGGTCACCGGGCTGCTGAAGGAGCTGCACGTGCGGCTGGAGAGGAGGTCGCGCCTCGTGGTCCTCTCGGCCCTGGGAGCCCCCGGCACCGGCAAATCCACCCTCCTGAACACCATGTTCGGCCTGCGCTTTGCCGCTGGCCGGAGCTGCCGTCCCCGAGGGGCCTTCATGCAGCTCGTTGGGGTGGCCGAGGGCTTCGGCCAGGACCTGGGCTGCGACCACATTCTGGTGATAGACTCTGGGGGGCTGATAGGCGGGGCCTCGCCCGCGGCCGGGGAGCGCTTTGAGCTGGAGACGTCCCTGGCCACCCTGATCATGGGCCTGAGCAACGTCGCTGTGGTCAGCCTGGCCGAGACGAGGGATGTGCCGCTGGCGATCCTGCACGCGTTCTTGAGGCTGGAGAAAACGGGGCACCTGCCCAGCTACCAGTTCGTGTACCAGAACCTCCATGACGTGGCTGCCCCCAGCCCCAAGCTGACAGACAGGAGGCAGCTCCTGGAGCAGCTGAGTGAGGTGAGCAAAGCTGCAGCCCACATGGAGAAGCAGGGGGCAAGCGCCCGGACGCCGGCCAGTGGGGCCTTCTGCGACCCCACGAAGCAGCACGTGTGGCACATCCCCGGCTTGTGGCAGGGCACGCCCCCCATGGCCTCCGTGAGCCTGGGCTACAGCGAAGCCATTTTCGAACTCAAGAGGTGCCTGCTTGAGAACATCAGGAACGGTCTCTCCAACCAGAACAAGAACATCCAGCAGCTCATCGAGCTGGTGAGACGGCTGTGA
- the LOC119534666 gene encoding up-regulator of cell proliferation-like isoform X2, which produces MSLEPGGLGRIEVELLAKGHSDLGEVAPEIKASERRTALAIADLEWREMEGDDCEFHYGDGTNEAQDNDFPTVERSRLQEMLSLLGLEMYQIQKLSLQDALQISFDSMKNWAPQVPKDLPWNFLRKLQALNAEARNTTMLLDVQLDARAVEKESWMEEETVYWDTAEELAADIYSFSELPTPDTPVNPLDLLCALLLSSDSFLQQEILLRMSLCQFALPLVLPDSENHYHTFLLWAMRGVVRTWWSQPPRGLGGLREDGVVLCRMPTFAFVRMDVSSNSKSQLLNAMLSPGSRQRDCFWHRDLNLGANPREIADGLVEISWFFPGGREDADVFPEPVAFLNLRGDIGSHWLQFKLLTEISSAVFILTDNISKKEYKLLYSMKESATKYYFILSPYRGKRNTNLRFLNKLVPVLKIDYSHVLVKVSSTDGERFVRRVQAILRHAMRPPCRRVSVEDMASAARRLGLKVDEDCEECQKAKERAEKITRKVKDPEAYRREELRLQGEPWRKAAQVERELGRLPWAGDPPERQRAELRGRLLELRLQQNRQAPAGALQEFVAGVSSPSVGEKQYFLRWMELGLARVAQQRPRPPPETRLTLRPKYCAAVDFPERPEPMGVEHFLREMGQCFEAESYLVEAGKLPAGQRRFAHFPGLALELLLRGLPLELVDGSALSVPLRWVTGLLKELHVRLERRSRLVVLSALGAPGTGKSTLLNTMFGLRFAAGRSCRPRGAFMQLVGVAEGFGQDLGCDHILVIDSGGLIGGASPAAGERFELETSLATLIMGLSNVAVVSLAETRDVPLAILHAFLRLEKTGHLPSYQFVYQNLHDVAAPSPKLTDRRQLLEQLSEVSKAAAHMEKQGASARTPASGAFCDPTKQHVWHIPGLWQGTPPMASVSLGYSEAIFELKRCLLENIRNGLSNQNKNIQQLIELVRRL; this is translated from the exons atttgGAATGGAGAGAGATGGAAGGAGATGACTGTGAATTTCATTATGGAG ATGGTACAAATGAGGCTCAGGACAATGACTTTCCAACAG TGGAGAGAAGCAGACTTCAAGAAATGCTGTCACTTTTGGGACTAGAGATGTACCAGATCCAGAAACTCAGCCTGCAGGATGCTCTGCAGATCAGTTTTGACAGCATGAAGAACTGGGCCCCTCAGGTACCCAAGGACCTGCCTTGGAACTTCCTGAGAAAGCTGCAGGCCCTCAACGCCGAGGCCAGAAACACCACAATGCTGCTGGACGTGCAGCTGGACGCCAGGGCCGTGGAGAAGGAGAGCTGGATGGAGGAGGAGACCGTGTACTGGGACACGGCTGAGGAGCTCGCAGCTGACATCTACTCTTTCTCAGAGCTGCCGACCCCCGACACACCAGTGAACCCCTTGGACCTCCTCTGCGCCCTTCTTCTTTCCTCAGACAGCTTCCTGCAGCAGGAGATCCTCCTGAGAATGTCCCTCTGCCAGTTTGCACTCCCTCTCGTCTTGCCCGACTCGGAGAACCACTACCACACGTTCCTGCTGTGGGCCATGCGGGGCGTCGTGAGGACGTGGTGGTCGCAGCCCCCGCGGGGGCTGGGAGGCCTCCGAGAAGACGGCGTGGTTCTCTGCAGAATGCCCACTTTTGCCTTCGTGCGCATGGATGTCAGCAGCAACTCCAAGTCCCAGCTCCTCAACGCCATGCTCAGCCCAGGCTCCAGGCAGCGCGACTGCTTCTGGCACCGGGATCTGAACCTGGGCGCCAACCCTCGGGAGATCGCGGATGGGCTGGTCGAGATTTCCTGGTTTTTCCCCGGCGGCAGGGAGGACGCGGACGTTTTCCCGGAGCCCGTGGCCTTCCTGAACCTGAGGGGCGACATCGGGTCCCACTGGCTGCAGTTCAAGCTCCTGACGGAAATCTCCTCCGCCGTGTTTATCCTGACCGACAacatcagtaagaaggaatacaAACTGCTCTACTCCATGAAGGAGTCCGCCACGAAATACTACTTCATCCTCAGCCCCTACCGTGGGAAACGGAACACGAACCTGAGGTTCCTGAACAAACTGGTCCCCGTGCTGAAAATAGACTACTCGCACGTCCTGGTGAAGGTGAGCAGCACGGACGGCGAGCGCTTCGTGCGCAGGGTGCAGGCCATTCTGCGCCACGCGATGAGGCCCCCCTGCAGGCGGGTGTCCGTGGAGGACATGGCCAGCGCTGCCCGCCGGCTGGGCCTGAAGGTGGACGAGGACTGCGAAGAGTGCCAGAAGGCGAAAGAGCGGGCGGAGAAAATCACCAGGAAGGTCAAAGACCCCGAGGCCTACAGAAGGGAggagctgaggctgcagggagaGCCTTGGCGGAAGGCGGCGCAAGTGGAGAGGGAGCTGGGCCGGCTGCCGTGGGCCGGGGACCCTCCGGAGAGGCAGCGGGCCGAGCTCAGGGGCCGGCTGCTGGAGCTCCGGCTGCAGCAGAACCGCCAGGCGCCGGCGGGGGCCCTGCAGGAGTTCGTTGCGGGTGTCAGTAGCCCCTCCGTGGGCGAGAAGCAGTACTTCCTGAGGTGGATGGAGCTGGGGCTGGCACGCGTGGCCCAGCAGAGGCCAAGGCCGCCTCCAGAGACCCGCCTCACCCTGCGGCCGAAATACTGCGCCGCCGTGGACTTCCCCGAGCGGCCAGAGCCCATGGGGGTGGAGCATTTCCTGCGGGAGATGGGGCAGTGTTTCGAGGCCGAGAGCTACCTCGTGGAGGCCGGGAAGCTGCCGGCAGGCCAGAGGCGCTTTGCCCACTTCCCTGGCTTGGCCCTGGAGCTGCTGCTGAGGGGCCTGCCCTTGGAGCTGGTCGATGGGAGCGCGCTGAGCGTCCCCCTCCGCTGGGTCACCGGGCTGCTGAAGGAGCTGCACGTGCGGCTGGAGAGGAGGTCGCGCCTCGTGGTCCTCTCGGCCCTGGGAGCCCCCGGCACCGGCAAATCCACCCTCCTGAACACCATGTTCGGCCTGCGCTTTGCCGCTGGCCGGAGCTGCCGTCCCCGAGGGGCCTTCATGCAGCTCGTTGGGGTGGCCGAGGGCTTCGGCCAGGACCTGGGCTGCGACCACATTCTGGTGATAGACTCTGGGGGGCTGATAGGCGGGGCCTCGCCCGCGGCCGGGGAGCGCTTTGAGCTGGAGACGTCCCTGGCCACCCTGATCATGGGCCTGAGCAACGTCGCTGTGGTCAGCCTGGCCGAGACGAGGGATGTGCCGCTGGCGATCCTGCACGCGTTCTTGAGGCTGGAGAAAACGGGGCACCTGCCCAGCTACCAGTTCGTGTACCAGAACCTCCATGACGTGGCTGCCCCCAGCCCCAAGCTGACAGACAGGAGGCAGCTCCTGGAGCAGCTGAGTGAGGTGAGCAAAGCTGCAGCCCACATGGAGAAGCAGGGGGCAAGCGCCCGGACGCCGGCCAGTGGGGCCTTCTGCGACCCCACGAAGCAGCACGTGTGGCACATCCCCGGCTTGTGGCAGGGCACGCCCCCCATGGCCTCCGTGAGCCTGGGCTACAGCGAAGCCATTTTCGAACTCAAGAGGTGCCTGCTTGAGAACATCAGGAACGGTCTCTCCAACCAGAACAAGAACATCCAGCAGCTCATCGAGCTGGTGAGACGGCTGTGA
- the LOC119534666 gene encoding up-regulator of cell proliferation-like isoform X3: MEGDDCEFHYGDGTNEAQDNDFPTVERSRLQEMLSLLGLEMYQIQKLSLQDALQISFDSMKNWAPQVPKDLPWNFLRKLQALNAEARNTTMLLDVQLDARAVEKESWMEEETVYWDTAEELAADIYSFSELPTPDTPVNPLDLLCALLLSSDSFLQQEILLRMSLCQFALPLVLPDSENHYHTFLLWAMRGVVRTWWSQPPRGLGGLREDGVVLCRMPTFAFVRMDVSSNSKSQLLNAMLSPGSRQRDCFWHRDLNLGANPREIADGLVEISWFFPGGREDADVFPEPVAFLNLRGDIGSHWLQFKLLTEISSAVFILTDNISKKEYKLLYSMKESATKYYFILSPYRGKRNTNLRFLNKLVPVLKIDYSHVLVKVSSTDGERFVRRVQAILRHAMRPPCRRVSVEDMASAARRLGLKVDEDCEECQKAKERAEKITRKVKDPEAYRREELRLQGEPWRKAAQVERELGRLPWAGDPPERQRAELRGRLLELRLQQNRQAPAGALQEFVAGVSSPSVGEKQYFLRWMELGLARVAQQRPRPPPETRLTLRPKYCAAVDFPERPEPMGVEHFLREMGQCFEAESYLVEAGKLPAGQRRFAHFPGLALELLLRGLPLELVDGSALSVPLRWVTGLLKELHVRLERRSRLVVLSALGAPGTGKSTLLNTMFGLRFAAGRSCRPRGAFMQLVGVAEGFGQDLGCDHILVIDSGGLIGGASPAAGERFELETSLATLIMGLSNVAVVSLAETRDVPLAILHAFLRLEKTGHLPSYQFVYQNLHDVAAPSPKLTDRRQLLEQLSEVSKAAAHMEKQGASARTPASGAFCDPTKQHVWHIPGLWQGTPPMASVSLGYSEAIFELKRCLLENIRNGLSNQNKNIQQLIELVRRL; this comes from the exons ATGGAAGGAGATGACTGTGAATTTCATTATGGAG ATGGTACAAATGAGGCTCAGGACAATGACTTTCCAACAG TGGAGAGAAGCAGACTTCAAGAAATGCTGTCACTTTTGGGACTAGAGATGTACCAGATCCAGAAACTCAGCCTGCAGGATGCTCTGCAGATCAGTTTTGACAGCATGAAGAACTGGGCCCCTCAGGTACCCAAGGACCTGCCTTGGAACTTCCTGAGAAAGCTGCAGGCCCTCAACGCCGAGGCCAGAAACACCACAATGCTGCTGGACGTGCAGCTGGACGCCAGGGCCGTGGAGAAGGAGAGCTGGATGGAGGAGGAGACCGTGTACTGGGACACGGCTGAGGAGCTCGCAGCTGACATCTACTCTTTCTCAGAGCTGCCGACCCCCGACACACCAGTGAACCCCTTGGACCTCCTCTGCGCCCTTCTTCTTTCCTCAGACAGCTTCCTGCAGCAGGAGATCCTCCTGAGAATGTCCCTCTGCCAGTTTGCACTCCCTCTCGTCTTGCCCGACTCGGAGAACCACTACCACACGTTCCTGCTGTGGGCCATGCGGGGCGTCGTGAGGACGTGGTGGTCGCAGCCCCCGCGGGGGCTGGGAGGCCTCCGAGAAGACGGCGTGGTTCTCTGCAGAATGCCCACTTTTGCCTTCGTGCGCATGGATGTCAGCAGCAACTCCAAGTCCCAGCTCCTCAACGCCATGCTCAGCCCAGGCTCCAGGCAGCGCGACTGCTTCTGGCACCGGGATCTGAACCTGGGCGCCAACCCTCGGGAGATCGCGGATGGGCTGGTCGAGATTTCCTGGTTTTTCCCCGGCGGCAGGGAGGACGCGGACGTTTTCCCGGAGCCCGTGGCCTTCCTGAACCTGAGGGGCGACATCGGGTCCCACTGGCTGCAGTTCAAGCTCCTGACGGAAATCTCCTCCGCCGTGTTTATCCTGACCGACAacatcagtaagaaggaatacaAACTGCTCTACTCCATGAAGGAGTCCGCCACGAAATACTACTTCATCCTCAGCCCCTACCGTGGGAAACGGAACACGAACCTGAGGTTCCTGAACAAACTGGTCCCCGTGCTGAAAATAGACTACTCGCACGTCCTGGTGAAGGTGAGCAGCACGGACGGCGAGCGCTTCGTGCGCAGGGTGCAGGCCATTCTGCGCCACGCGATGAGGCCCCCCTGCAGGCGGGTGTCCGTGGAGGACATGGCCAGCGCTGCCCGCCGGCTGGGCCTGAAGGTGGACGAGGACTGCGAAGAGTGCCAGAAGGCGAAAGAGCGGGCGGAGAAAATCACCAGGAAGGTCAAAGACCCCGAGGCCTACAGAAGGGAggagctgaggctgcagggagaGCCTTGGCGGAAGGCGGCGCAAGTGGAGAGGGAGCTGGGCCGGCTGCCGTGGGCCGGGGACCCTCCGGAGAGGCAGCGGGCCGAGCTCAGGGGCCGGCTGCTGGAGCTCCGGCTGCAGCAGAACCGCCAGGCGCCGGCGGGGGCCCTGCAGGAGTTCGTTGCGGGTGTCAGTAGCCCCTCCGTGGGCGAGAAGCAGTACTTCCTGAGGTGGATGGAGCTGGGGCTGGCACGCGTGGCCCAGCAGAGGCCAAGGCCGCCTCCAGAGACCCGCCTCACCCTGCGGCCGAAATACTGCGCCGCCGTGGACTTCCCCGAGCGGCCAGAGCCCATGGGGGTGGAGCATTTCCTGCGGGAGATGGGGCAGTGTTTCGAGGCCGAGAGCTACCTCGTGGAGGCCGGGAAGCTGCCGGCAGGCCAGAGGCGCTTTGCCCACTTCCCTGGCTTGGCCCTGGAGCTGCTGCTGAGGGGCCTGCCCTTGGAGCTGGTCGATGGGAGCGCGCTGAGCGTCCCCCTCCGCTGGGTCACCGGGCTGCTGAAGGAGCTGCACGTGCGGCTGGAGAGGAGGTCGCGCCTCGTGGTCCTCTCGGCCCTGGGAGCCCCCGGCACCGGCAAATCCACCCTCCTGAACACCATGTTCGGCCTGCGCTTTGCCGCTGGCCGGAGCTGCCGTCCCCGAGGGGCCTTCATGCAGCTCGTTGGGGTGGCCGAGGGCTTCGGCCAGGACCTGGGCTGCGACCACATTCTGGTGATAGACTCTGGGGGGCTGATAGGCGGGGCCTCGCCCGCGGCCGGGGAGCGCTTTGAGCTGGAGACGTCCCTGGCCACCCTGATCATGGGCCTGAGCAACGTCGCTGTGGTCAGCCTGGCCGAGACGAGGGATGTGCCGCTGGCGATCCTGCACGCGTTCTTGAGGCTGGAGAAAACGGGGCACCTGCCCAGCTACCAGTTCGTGTACCAGAACCTCCATGACGTGGCTGCCCCCAGCCCCAAGCTGACAGACAGGAGGCAGCTCCTGGAGCAGCTGAGTGAGGTGAGCAAAGCTGCAGCCCACATGGAGAAGCAGGGGGCAAGCGCCCGGACGCCGGCCAGTGGGGCCTTCTGCGACCCCACGAAGCAGCACGTGTGGCACATCCCCGGCTTGTGGCAGGGCACGCCCCCCATGGCCTCCGTGAGCCTGGGCTACAGCGAAGCCATTTTCGAACTCAAGAGGTGCCTGCTTGAGAACATCAGGAACGGTCTCTCCAACCAGAACAAGAACATCCAGCAGCTCATCGAGCTGGTGAGACGGCTGTGA